In Nymphaea colorata isolate Beijing-Zhang1983 chromosome 3, ASM883128v2, whole genome shotgun sequence, a genomic segment contains:
- the LOC116250167 gene encoding uncharacterized protein LOC116250167 isoform X2 yields MFLREAIRARVASFLRPLTEEEPRFELELGLLRSRATARDLFLKPSSLNSLLDEPSALCFESIRIGEVVVYFSLWSSPLLKIEARGIRFDLKFSDRIRRSGSLSEETKKEKIERLDPEGISLHNALENILKARIPGSSIMDSLTAVILGNCQVWLKDIDFQMQIPFYYGGSAQIGSSNKLYLLYVNLGEFNANEQVAGCYELLKGIFEVIIMGRDVAHLVFSFKDLNVKLKQSDENCPTSSILFMRSLLLSVRMKKLQPLEFEIDVPEVDMELSHRDLFVIVLLHAMLNTENSMITSSDYNLLLVEEVKGTRSGKMLWREAACQMHNLLPSFRLWRLVNLVLVWCQYVKVYESLLKQVGYPSVDLFSTVRSRLSKDARFSNHIKHLWKEATETENGLPAEGVALARRVARHRLTVSSHVASELSDDERTSFPSFALIFFPALLKGIGLMVHFFISMLHKVIHAFYCLYRLVWRGILQWNTENEEQDLLPEDSIHAINKPGLVEGNQYILFTISKFVVNIIPGDLPHVNDGESLAKPFPMDLLALCVVFNQLYLDFAADDNMHQLTFACGELVSHSYSLSRVHGGLGAPTEKVDRVKRYGTEEHSPKTILSSSPAVQISLVELDSQGSFSSDFNGFLRGHINEMYLEWQSSYGFSKLKDVSTLAKPFFLCRLKNYIINPCCSGPNFGLLKLGLSMGKLTCKLNISLFMGIYFQIIQVAEHAFYTGKASSCGAISNSKTFHNRELQTDVDSVQDFYADKVKMKISRIVFLKQVVIGAAIVGPRIQVSLPAGDSPISGKHGFIHGTPRDLECVTIALDLKDIYSAVWSVSDSVSTAPEKEDNGSGTCPYKWLKKPPVVHIPEADTDESFIVQGQLGHNLFLKLEGLSLLLESIMDNQQQNILKPVSLTLESSYCRKYLHSLATVVTVLSMTLVGRATDLTISLCMDELEEVFQVLGSSLNAVSHISSAHTFSHRDDLPHGITTSQGMWATQSKCAAVDSQQCFDSFIIDGTQFVMDINLEFRPLDIILNNYRNLVGHTSVAASATGPSKKMLAFPNTGAEFCIKKSSLNFFWEERVSVSFLLELAGIRSLIFGSKSESPGEVLMQNEPSDDSDVLCELSLPSCSFSLQSGVNGHAVPSGQDADGNVVSSRRLSCNDLDTLQNPHFLYSDNHHPIDGSYGSNLNPDSSSKFSWLSSSTSWLLIHVQLSKILIVENSAKIVDMVKDGRHFDMNNIEAVVAVSKECRAISSEIQGGLFLLETKSLVVYASSLQAYTTFFSRLLSYFPFSSEVSDPKSSPRMKTSKYLNPGVSMELQLNREGTDYDSSRAPSSDRLTTLLEVGWKSLKVLTVRLSQVSIKFILMDACVGIRELDIETNFLFKYEKNSRRNFFFDLSRFAILGLHWGRTNNCKELGVQAPRFRSSILSNAETTVGSGQPPHVFQVPGTNSSGSQAPGKKLLDNGEGFGFYSLICQNLILKCVTASVMIDKELPGTMSGSATPKDGWGGSVSVSGVDLKMAIPEIQMLLSLIEDLCNVSSYDSSEISKEEVKVITQGGSGSLEDTISNGVVVAVKDLDQHVYLAVELVENNHHLVGAAHYSLVGERALFRVQCCSQRKGFSSVSCFSLISLYAKNDKGEPLRVNFKQRSNLVDISGTDDKGGALWQAIPYRPASYEGNDELETYNHFMEKAFFLLNCKSDLGVAFVDRLPVFVKKPGSLFKMKILSTSPRVGGINLNEASSSNLGNTSDTNIQRNVSQDINARHVNILIERVCLTILHEVSDANDNLPLLRVSINNIQCVIQVLYSKTRLITNFRTMMENYDCSSSTWREVVSPFEICMFCRFTTNLEAGKNRVPFHFHCSIPKIEVSLCQFSLDVILFLIGKLGLAGPYIVRHAIVLGNCCKVKNFSGANLLCRVENHDTIIATKRSASVVLRPVSPTKRNPDGIPSISLQLLLGEFFTSPVRISHLNTGRCAWKTRLASHGANCCADSRTFPGPFVVVETAKKSEDGFCIAVYPMLTIHNGSGLSLDLRCRRPQETEDEFATVLLCNGDSIDDSVAAFESLSMSGLMKKALTSLSLGNFLVSIRPKADEGFGGCSNLVTVEWSEDLKGGKPVCLSGLFDKLSYQLKKGFGGKSKKATFSSIKCRVQSQENVSYIHFLVQSIGRDVPVLRPPKVSGGSHLSTSPIAVQEQKEIYLLPTVQVYNVLESEIHVMLSENVEDNNKSSWHIGRRATIACGSSACFYVNPSIIYFTFALTELGLKCKPINSSDMIKKLNRSMSEFHYLDKELDFGGGRLIANLRFSRGDRGTLEVTIFTTSILRNATDISFFCCDANNKSISREVPERYWSTCSPELGFVLDPGSTASWFFRSNKVRLLWLKDKVADALLDLDALSGFTEIGSELLSETGIKHVIKFGISLKPISSKVIVPSRFVHIAPRYVVSNESEVDIYVRQSCVHSDDLDGVTVVTSRQKSALQMQMSGRKRKTDIIDTMFRSHGNSNDDSMYFIQFCLKQDDWSWSGPVCVTSLGHFFLRFRRKPTVLGYDEPNYRTQTDNDLARIGTVDIEEEESMLVMHFHLPSNIILPYRIENHLNDSAIMYQQKGIMEPETLASGRKVGYVWDDLSLPHTLIVRIHDMNIEREINIDKLSSWKPFYKVRQANSFVLSSLYTGVRDTKRTGHEASSSATGIFRIAYKVFADGSQRVLRIGELVDNANGSRSFHQHSIMQKNIEFRVSFFGVRLLEDPNQDVGEREASDYLLFLQARVENVCLRSLFANHQTFNVMRVQSLNVDEKWQGAPFAALLRRHQLDNNDATDQILSIIIISRSGNTSVTEVKYCSIVVQPLDLNFDEETVMKIVPFWRTSLSDPNSTRQQIYFKHFEIHPIKIIASFLPGNLNMSYSTSQEALWSFLHNVIKVPTVKAAVVELNGVLLTHALLTTRELLIKCMQHYSWYAMRAIYIAKGSSLLPPSFASIFDDSAFSSLDVFFDPSSSLHSLPGLTIGALKFIRKSIDGESIFGTKRYLGDLGKTLRRAGSNILFAAITEISDSVLRGAETSGFSGMVKGFHQGILNIAMEPSLIGSAFMEGGPSRRIKLDHSPGINEAYVEGYLQAMLDVLYKLEYLKVRVIDDEVLLKNLPPNSSLISDIVEHVKGFLIKEGLLKGESNASSLSTRRLYGGQDWKFGPMLLTLSEHLFVSFAIRFLRKQAGIVMEHVRSMRKEKRAKVPAPLDEDKQEASRKQALGKFVLLSVLAYIDGRLCRCIPNAIARRIVSGFLLSFLDENDKR; encoded by the exons ATGTTCCTGCGAGAGGCCATCAGGGCCAGGGTGGCATCGTTCCTGCGGCCATTGACAGAAGAAGAACCAAGGTTTGAACTCGAATTAGGGCTCCTGCGTTCCCGTGCCACCGCTCGGGACCTCTTTCTCAAGCCTTCGTCGCTGAACTCCCTTCTTGATGAACCCTCTGCTTTGTGTTTCGAATCGATAAGGATCGGTGAAGTTGTCGTCTATTTCTCGCTGTGGTCGTCTCCTCTTCTCAAAATCGAGGCCCGCGGGATTCGTTTTGATTTGAAGTTCAG CGATCGGATACGGAGATCGGGTAGCTTGTCGGAGGAGACGAAGAAGGAAAAGATTGAACGGCTTGATCCGGAG GGAATTTCATTGCATAATGCCCTTGAGAATATCTTGAAAGCAAGGATACCTGGAAGCAGCATTATGGATTCGCTGACCGCTGTAATTCTTGGGAATTGCCAAGTATGGCTTAAGGATATAGATTTCCAGATGCAGATTCCCTTTTATTATGGAGGATCTGCACAGATTGGTTCTTCAAATAAACTCTATTTGCTTTACGTAAATCTTGGTGAATTCAATGCAAATGAGCAGGTTGCTGGGTGTTATGAGCTCTTGAAAGGCATTTTTGAAGTGATTATCATGGGTAGAGATGTGGCACATTTGGTTTTCAGCTTCAAAGATTTGAATGTGAAGTTGAAACAAAGTGATGAAAATTGTCCAACTAGTAGTATTTTGTTCATGAGGAGTCTGTTGCTATCCGTTAGGATGAAAAAGCTGCAGCCTTTAGAGTTTGAAATAGATGTCCCGGAAGTAGATATGGAGCTTTCACATAGAGACCTTTTTGTCATTGTTCTTCTTCATGCAATGTTAAATACCGAGAACAGCATGATCACATCCTCAGATTATAATTTGCTTCTAGTTGAAGAAGTTAAGGGTACTAGAAGTGGTAAGATGTTGTGGAGGGAGGCTGCTTGCCAAATGCATAATCTGCTTCCAAGTTTCCGCCTTTGGCGATTGGTCAATTTAGTTTTAGTATGGTGTCAATATGTAAAAGTTTATGAGTCATTGCTTAAGCAAGTAGGATATCCTTCTGTGGACCTTTTCTCTACAGTTAGATCAAGATTATCCAAGGATGCAAGGTTTTCTAATCACATCAAGCATTTGTGGAAGGAAGCAACTGAAACAGAAAATGGATTGCCGGCAGAAGGTGTTGCACTTGCAAGGCGTGTTGCACGTCATAGATTAACTGTTTCTTCTCATGTTGCTTCAGAGTTGTCAGATGATGAGCGGACTTCTTTTCCATCATTTGCTTTGATATTTTTTCCAGCCTTACTGAAAGGAATTGGCTTGATGGTTCACTTCTTTATCAGCATGTTGCATAAAGTGATTCATGCTTTTTACTGCCTTTATAGACTTGTGTGGAGGGGTATCTTGCAGTGGAATACAGAAAATGAAGAGCAGGACTTGTTACCAGAGGATTCTATCCACGCCATTAACAAGCCTGGATTGGTTGAGGGTAACCAATATATTCTTTTCACCATTTCCAAATTTGTGGTTAATATAATACCAGGAGATTTGCCACATGTCAATGACGGTGAAAGCTTGGCAAAGCCTTTTCCAATGGATTTATTAGCATTGTGTGTAGTGTTTAATCAATTATACCTAGATTTTGCAGCAGATGACAATATGCACCAGTTAACATTTGCTTGTGGGGAACTTGTATCCCATTCTTATTCTTTATCAAGAGTACATGGGGGGTTGGGTGCTCCAACTGAAAAAGTTGACCGTGTTAAGAGATATGGAACAGAGGAGCATAGCCCAAAGACAATTTTGTCAAGTTCCCCTGCTGTGCAAATTTCTCTTGTGGAATTGGATTCTCAGGGCTCTTTTAGTTCTGATTTCAATGGATTTCTGAGAGGCCATATCAATGAGATGTACTTGGAATGGCAGAGCAGCTATGGTTTCTCGAAGTTAAAGGATGTTTCCACTTTGGCAAAGCCATTCTTCCTTTGTAGGTTAAAAAACTATATTATCAATCCATGCTGTAGTGGTCCGAACTTTGGTCTTTTGAAACTGGGATTATCAATGGGTAAATTAACCTGTAAGTTGAATATTTCACTCTTTATGGGGATTTATTTCCAGATCATACAGGTAGCTGAACATGCTTTTTATACTGGAAAGGCTTCAAGCTGTGGTGCTATCTCAAACTCAAAGACTTTTCACAACAGAGAGCTGCAAACTGATGTTGATTCTGTCCAGGATTTTTATGCTGATAAAGTGAAGATGAAAATATCTAGGATTGTCTTCCTTAAACAAGTAGTCATAGGGGCAGCTATAGTTGGTCCTAGGATACAAGTATCACTTCCAGCTGGAGACTCCCCCATCTCTGGAAAACATGGGTTCATACATGGCACCCCTAGAGACCTTGAATGCGTCACTATTGCACTTGATTTAAAAGACATTTATTCTGCTGTTTGGTCAGTATCAGATTCTGTTTCAACAGcgccagaaaaagaagacaatggGAGTGGAACGTGTCCATACAAGTGGTTGAAAAAACCCCCAGTAGTGCATATTCCTGAAGCAGATACAGATGAAAGTTTTATTGTTCAAGGGCAGCTTGGGCATAATCtttttttgaagttggaagGCCTATCCTTATTGCTGGAGTCCATTATGGACAATCAGCAACAGAACATCCTGAAGCCTGTTTCACTGACCCTGGAATCTTCATACTGCAG GAAATACCTTCATTCTCTAGCAACAGTTGTAACTGTTCTGTCAATGACTCTTGTTGGCAGGGCAACTGATCTAACAATTTCCTTATGCATGGATGAGTTAGAAGAAGTGTTTCAG GTACTTGGAAGCAGTCTTAATGCTGTTTCTCATATTTCTTCTGCACATACTTTTTCCCATAGAGATGATCTTCCTCATGGTATTACAACTTCTCAGGGCATGTGGGCCACACAGTCTAAATGTGCTGCAGTCGATTCTCAACAATGTTTTGATTCCTTTATCATTGATGGCACACAATTTGTTATGGACATAAACCTTGAGTTTCGGCCACTTGATATCATTCTAAACAACTACAGGAATCTTGTTGGGCACACCTCAGTTGCTGCATCAGCGACTGGACCAAGTAAAAAGATGCTAGCTTTTCCAAATACAGGAGCTGAATTCTGCATTAAGAAGTCTAGCTTAAACTTTTTCTGGGAGGAACGGGTTTCAGTCAGTTTTCTTCTTGAACTAGCTGGAATTCGTTCTCTCATATTTGGCAGTAAGTCTGAAAGTCCAGGTGAAGTGCTAATGCAAAATGAACCTTCTGATGATTCTGATGTGTTGTGTGAATTAAGCCTCCCTAGCTGCAGTTTTTCTTTACAATCAGGAGTAAATGGCCATGCTGTACCCTCTGGACAGGATGCTGACGGAAATGTTGTCTCCTCAAGAAGGTTGAGTTGCAATGACTTAGATACTCTGCAGAACCCTCATTTCCTATATTCAGACAACCACCACCCAATAGATGGATCTTATGGTTCTAACTTGAATCCAGATTCTTCTTCGAAGTTTAGTTGGTTGTCTTCTTCCACGTCTTGGCTTTTAATTCATGTTCAACTTAGCAAGATTTTGATAGTGGAGAATTCTGCGAAGATTGTAGATATGGTTAAAGATGGGCGTCATTTTGACATGAATAACATTGAAGCTGTAGTTGCTGTTAGTAAAGAGTGTCGTGCAATTAGTTCAGAAATCCAG GGTGGCCTTTTCCTTCTTGAAACCAAGTCTTTGGTTGTTTATGCTTCGAGCTTACAGGCATACACGACGTTCTTTTCAAGACTTTTatcttattttccattttcatcagAAGTCTCAGATCCAAAGTCCTCTCCAAGAATGAAAACTTCCAAGTATCTGAACCCAGGTGTAAGCATGGAACTGCAGCTTAACAGGGAGGGCACAGACTATGATTCTTCTCGTGCACCATCATCAGATAGGCTTACTACCTTGTTAGAAGTTGGATGGAAATCTCTGAAGGTTTTAACTGTACGGCTATCACAGGTTTCCATAAAATTTATCTTAATGGATGCGTGTG TGGGAATTCGTGAGCTTGATATAGAAACCAACTTCTTgtttaaatatgaaaagaacTCTAGAAGGAACTTCTTCTTTGACCTTTCTAGGTTTGCCATTCTTGGCCTGCATTGGGGTAGAACCAACAACTGTAAGGAACTGGGAGTTCAAGCTCCTCGATTTCGCTCCAGCATCTTGAGTAATGCTGAAACTACTGTTGGTTCAGGACAACCTCCTCATGTTTTTCAAGTCCCTGGAACCAACTCTTCTGGCAGTCAAGCTCCTGGGAAGAAATTGTTGGATAATGGTGAAGGTTTTGGCTTTTACAGTTTAATCTGTCAAAATTTAATCTTGAAATGTGTGACTGCTTCTGTTATGATCGACAAAGAATTGCCTGGGACTATGAGTGGTTCTGCAACACCAAAGGATGGGTGGGGTGGTAGTGTTTCAGTTTCTGGTGTTGATTTGAAGATGGCAATTCCTGAAATTCAG aTGCTTCTGTCTCTGATTGAGGACCTATGCAATGTTTCTTCATACGATTCAAGTGAAATCTCCAAGGAAGAGGTTAAGGTCATAACTCAGGGTGGAAGTGGTAGTCTAGAAGATACAATTTCCAATG GAGTAGTTGTTGCAGTCAAAGACCTTGACCAGCACGTGTACTTAGCAGTTGAACTTGTAGAGAATAATCATCATTTAGTTGGAGCAGCCCACTATTCTCTTGTTGGGGAAAGGGCTCTTTTTAGG GTACAGTGTTGCAGTCAGAGGAAGGGTTTCTCATCAGTTTCCTGCTTTTCCTTGATATCCCTGTATGCAAAGAATGACAAGGGGGAGCCCTTGCGTGTGAATTTCAAACAAAGATCCAACCTTGTTGATATATCTGGTACTGATGATAAGGGTGGGGCACTTTGGCAAGCTATTCCATATAGGCCTGCCAGTTATGAGGGAAATGATGAACTTGAAACATACAACCATTTTATGGAGAAAGCTTTCTTCCTTTTGAACTGCAAGAGCGACTTGGGTGTGGCTTTTGTGGATCGGCTTCCGGTGTTTGTAAAGAAGCCTGGTAGcctttttaaaatgaaaattctttCTACTTCTCCTAGGGTTGGGGGCATCAATTTAAATGAGGCTTCTAGCAGCAACTTGGGTAATACATCTGACACGAATATTCAGAGGAATGTTTCACAGGATATCAATGCTCGTCATGTGAATATCTTGATTGAGAGGGTTTGTCTGACCATTCTTCATGAAGTTTCAGATGCAAATGACAACCTTCCACTCCTTCGCGTTTCCATTAATAATATCCAATGTGTTATACAAGTTTTATATTCTAAGACCAGGCTAATAACAAATTTCAGAACCATGATGGAGAACTATGATTGTTCAAGTAGCACCTG GAGGGAGGTTGTTTCACCTTTTGAGATTTGCATGTTCTGTCGATTCACTACCAACTTAGAGGCTGGAAAGAACAGggttccttttcattttcattgtagCATCCCAAAG ATTGAAGTTTCTCTATGCCAGTTTTCATTGGATGTAATTCTTTTCTTGATCGGAAAGTTGGGTCTGGCTGGTCCTTACATAGTTAGGCATGCAATTGTGTTGGGAAATTGTTGTAAG GTAAAGAACTTTTCAGGAGCAAATCTTCTTTGCCGTGTTGAGAATCACGATACAATAATTGCAACTAAACGATCTGCTTCAGTTGTTCTGAG GCCTGTTTCACCAACAAAGAGGAATCCCGATGGTATACCATCTATATCTCTGCAGCTCCTACTTGGCGAGTTCTTCACATCTCCAGTTCGCATTTCACACTTAAATACTGGCAGATGTGCATGGAAGACGAGGCTAGCATCTCATGGTG CCAACTGCTGTGCAGATTCAAGAACTTTTCCAGGACCTTTTGTTGTAGTAGAGACTGCAAAAAAGTCTGAG GATGGATTCTGTATTGCTGTTTATCCAATGTTGACGATACACAATGGAAGTGGGTTATCTTTGGACTTACGATGCCGCCGACCACAGGAGACTGAAGATGAGTTTGCCACTGTTTTGCTTTGTAATGGGGATTCAATTGATGATTCTGTGGCAGCATTTGAATCATTAAGTATGTCTGGGCTTATGAAGAAGGCCTTAACTTCCCTAAGTTTAG gaAATTTTCTTGTATCTATTAGACCTAAAGCTGATGAGGGCTTTGGAGGATGCAGTAATCTGGTCACTGTAGAGTGGTCAGAAGATCTCAAAGGGGGAAAACCTGTCTGTCTCTCAGGACTATTTGACAAGTTGAGTTACCAGCTGAAGAAGGGATTTGGTGGTAAATCCAAGAAGGCCACCTTCAGTAGCATTAAGTGTCGTGTGCAGTCACAGGAGAATGTTAGTTACATCCATTTTCTTGTCCAAAGCATAGGCAGAGATGTTCCTGTTCTTCGGCCTCCAAAAGTGAGCGGTGGTTCTCATTTGAGCACTTCTCCTATTGCAGTTCAAGAGCAGAAAGAGATATATCTTTTGCCAACGGTTCAGGTTTACAATGTTCTTGAATCAGAAATCCATGTAATGCTATCAGAAAATGTTGAAG ACAATAATAAGTCTTCTTGGCATATTGGCAGACGGGCGACCATTGCATGTGGTTCAAGTGCTTGCTTCTATGTAAATCCTTCCATTATATACTTTACTTTTGCCTTAACTGAACTTGGTTTAAAGTGCAAGCCCATAAACAGCAGTGATATGATAAAAAAGCTGAATAGGAGTATGTCGGAATTTCATTATCTTGATAAGGAATTAGATTTTGGAGGTGGAAGACTTATTgcaaatttaagattttcacGTGGAGATAGAGGTACACTAGAG GTCACCATTTTCACAACATCTATTTTGAGGAATGCCACTGACATTTCATTCTTCTGTTGTGATGCTAATAACAAGTCTATTTCAAG GGAAGTTCCTGAAAGATACTGGTCAACCTGTTCTCCAGAGCTTGGTTTTGTTCTGGATCCTGGCTCTACGGCTTCATGGTTCTTTAg ATCCAATAAGGTTCGACTCTTATGGTTAAAAGATAAAGTTGCTGATGCATTGCTAGACCTGGATGCGTTGTCAGGCTTTACAGAGATAGGTTCTGAACTACTTTCTGAAACTGGAATTAAACATGTAATAAAGTTTGGTATCTCTTTGAAGCCAATTTCGTCTAAAGTTATCGTGCCATCACGATTTGTGCACATAGCACCACGATATGTTGTTTCAAATGAATCAGAAGTGGATATCTATGTGCGACAGTCTTGTGTGCACTCA GATGACCTGGATGGGGTTACGGTAGTCACCAGTCGCCAGAAATCAGCATTGCAAATGCAGATGTcagggaggaaaaggaaaactgacATTATTGATACCATGTTCAGAAGTCACGGCAATAGCAACGATGATTCTATGTACTTCATTCAGTTCTGCTTGAAACAGGATGATTGGAGTTGGTCTGGGCCTGTTTGTGTAACATCACTTGGACATTTCTTCTTGAGGTTTAGAAGAAAACCTACTGTTCTCGGATATGATGAACCAAATTACAGAACTCAAACTGATAATGACTTGGCACGGATTGGGACAGTTgatattgaagaagaagagtctATGCTAGTTATGCACTTCCATCTCCCTTCGAATATAATATTACCCTATCGAATTGAAAATCATTTAAATGACTCTGCTATTATGTATCAACAAAAG GGTATCATGGAACCAGAAACTTTGGCAAGTGGGAGAAAAGTTGGTTATGTTTGGGATGACCTGAGCTTACCACATACACTAATAGTACGAATACATG ATATGAATATTGAGCGTGAAATTAACATAGACAAGCTGTCCAGCTGGAAGCCTTTCTATAAAGTAAGGCAAGCAAACAGTTTTGTGTTATCTTCTCTGTATACTGGTGTTAGAGATACAAAAAGGACAGGGCATGAAGCATCCTCATCAGCAACAGGAATTTTCAGAATTGCATATAAAGTGTTTGCAGATGGTTCACAACGAGTATTAAGAATTGGTGAGCTGGTTGATAATGCCAATGGATCACGTTCATTTCACCAGCATTCAATAATGCAGAAGAATATTGAGTTCAGAGTGTCATTTTTTGGGGTTCGCTTGCTTGAGGATCCAAATCAG gATGTTGGAGAACGTGAGGCATCAGattatttgttatttcttcAGGCAAGGGTGGAAAATGTATGTTTGCGTTCTCTATTTGCAAATCACCAGACTTTCAATGTGATGAGAGTCCAG TCACTAAATGTGGATGAAAAATGGCAAGGAGCACCTTTTGCAGCTTTGCTTCGGAGACATCAGCTAGATAACAATGATGCAACTGATCAGATCCTTAGCATTATTATCATTTCTCGGTCTGGAAATACAAGTGTTACAGAAGTTAAATATTGTTCAATTGTTGTACAG CCtctggatttgaattttgatgaggAAACAGTGATGAAGATTGTGCCGTTCTGGCGCACATCTCTTAGTGATCCAAACAGTACAAGGCAACAGATTTACTTTAAGCACTTTGAAATTCACCCTATTAAG ATTATAGCCAGCTTCCTCCCTGGTAATTTGAATATGAGTTATAGCACCTCACAGGAAGCCTTGTGGTCCTTCCTGCATAACGTCATAAAG GTCCCCACTGTGAAGGCTGCAGTTGTGGAATTGAATGGTGTCCTGCTGACGCATGCTCTGTTGACAACTCGTGAATTGCTTATCAAATGCATGCAGCACTACTCATG GTATGCAATGAGGGCCATCTACATTGCTAAAGGCAGTTCGTTGCTACCACCTTCATTTGCTTCAATCTTTGATGACTCGGCATTTTCATCTCTGGATGTATTTTTTGATCCATCAAGCAGTTTGCACAGTCTGCCTGGACTTACTATAG GTGCGTTAAAGTTTATCCGGAAGTCTATTGATGGTGAAAGTATTTTTGGAACAAAGCGCTATCTTGGAGACTTAGGAAAAACG TTGAGAAGAGCAGGATCAAACATTCTCTTTGCTGCCATAACAGAAATCTCAGATAGTGTTCTCAGGGGAGCAGAGACGAGTGGTTTTAGTGGCATG GTCAAGGGTTTTCACCAAGGTATATTGAACATAGCCATGGAGCCCTCACTTATAGGCAGTGCTTTTATGGAGGGAGGCCCAAGTAGGAGGATTAAGCTGGACCATAGTCCTGGAATCAATGAG GCATATGTCGAAGGTTATCTACAGGCCATGTTAGATGTGCTGTATAAGCTCGAATATCTCAAAGTGAGAGTAATTGATGACGAG GTTCTCTTGAAAAACCTTCCTCCAAATAGTTCACTTATCAGTGACATAGTAGAACATGTAAAGGGCTTCCTCATCAAGGAAGGGCTGTTGAAAGGAGAATCAAATGCATCGTCTTTGTCCACACGCCGCCTCTATGGAGGGCAA GACTGGAAGTTTGGTCCGATGTTACTCACATTATCTGAGCACCTGTTTGTGAGTTTTGCAATTCGCTTTCTTCGAAAGCAGGCGGGCATAGTCATGGAACATGTTAGAAGCATGCgtaaagaaaaaagagcaaaagTTCCTGCCCCCTTGGACGAGGACAAACAAGAAGCTAGCAGGAAACAGGCACTGGGCAAATTTGTTCTGTTGAGCGTTCTTGCATATATAGATGGACGTCTTTGTCGGTGCATACCAAATGCAATTGCCAGACGAATTGTCAGCGGATTTTTGTTGAGTTTCCTTGATGAAAATGACAAGAGATAA